Proteins from a single region of Patescibacteria group bacterium:
- a CDS encoding N-acetyl sugar amidotransferase: protein MVEAEKYQICTNCVMDTSDSKIKFDKNGVCDHCNNFYKNILPHWHTDAQGWQSLQKVIEKIRKEGQGKEFDCILGMSGGVDSSYLAYIAKEKLGLRPLAFHVDGGWNSQLSVNNIEQLMDKLGIDLYTEVIDWEEMKDLQLAFFEAGVPHIDWPQDHAIFAALYNFAEKHKIKYVLTGANYSTECVKNPMEWTYMGSDLTQLKDIHRKFGQRSLVNFPLTNILRHKIYLRYVKGIKVIKPLNYVPYIKEEAMNLLVDKFGWQKYPQKHFESRFTRFYESYWLFKKFGYDTRRVQFSSLILTKQMSREEALKGLTQLPYNESTIAQDFEYIATKLGISVKKLQEYMDSPNKSYKDYKSQLGIFILGTKIMRMLGLERRAIR from the coding sequence ATGGTTGAGGCAGAGAAATATCAAATTTGTACGAACTGTGTAATGGATACGAGTGATTCTAAGATTAAATTTGACAAAAATGGAGTTTGTGACCACTGTAATAATTTTTATAAAAATATTCTTCCCCATTGGCACACGGATGCCCAGGGGTGGCAATCATTACAAAAAGTAATTGAAAAAATCAGAAAAGAAGGTCAAGGCAAAGAATTTGATTGCATTTTAGGAATGAGCGGCGGGGTTGATAGTTCATATTTAGCCTATATTGCTAAAGAAAAGCTAGGCCTTCGACCTTTAGCCTTTCACGTTGACGGGGGATGGAACTCACAACTTTCAGTTAATAATATTGAACAATTGATGGATAAATTAGGGATAGATCTATATACCGAAGTGATTGATTGGGAAGAGATGAAAGATCTTCAGCTTGCCTTCTTTGAGGCCGGGGTGCCGCACATTGATTGGCCGCAAGATCATGCCATTTTTGCCGCTCTGTATAATTTTGCCGAAAAGCATAAAATTAAATATGTATTAACTGGCGCCAACTATTCCACGGAATGTGTTAAAAATCCCATGGAGTGGACTTATATGGGCAGTGACTTAACTCAACTAAAGGATATTCATCGAAAATTCGGCCAGCGCTCGCTCGTTAATTTTCCTTTAACCAATATTCTCAGACATAAAATATACCTGCGCTATGTTAAAGGCATTAAAGTCATAAAGCCATTGAACTACGTTCCCTATATTAAAGAAGAGGCCATGAATCTTTTGGTTGACAAATTTGGTTGGCAAAAGTATCCGCAGAAACACTTTGAATCAAGATTTACCAGATTCTATGAAAGTTACTGGCTTTTCAAAAAATTTGGCTATGATACCAGAAGAGTTCAGTTCTCGAGTTTAATCTTAACTAAACAAATGAGTAGAGAGGAGGCATTAAAAGGGTTAACTCAGCTACCATATAATGAAAGCACCATCGCTCAAGATTTTGAATATATTGCCACCAAACTTGGAATATCGGTTAAAAAATTACAAGAATATATGGATTCGCCAAATAAGTCATATAAAGACTATAAGTCACAATTAGGCATTTTTATTCTAGGCACAAAAATAATGAGAATGTTGGGCCTAGAAAGAAGAGCTATTAGATAA
- a CDS encoding glycosyltransferase family 4 protein — protein MIKSDKKICLVSGDYPPCRGGLADYTKCLYDELIKNLNPENVYLVTSTEDDMRVELKEKNIFKIIPRWNFGGIIKLFNFIRKIKPDIVHIQYPTQNYKRDLAVDFFPFILKLTRPKVGTISTLHEFSNRSLLGKLRLSISILFSSRIIVVSKLYKKDILKFLWPFRLLLESKIIYIPDGANILPPEKDVIDLRIIQEIKERIKTNNNDFIICFFGSIRLGKGIEFLLNALDLLIKNGHSNFKLLFIGQFGGDIYKRIREIIELNHLEKHVHFTGYCSPTEVSYYLLSSDACVLPFEDGVSTKRGSLMAAIFHKLPIISTFSKNPPDELINEENILLVNYGNVKELKETIIRLSKKEDLRSKLREGLVKILDSFSWQTITNKTIGLYQDILSKSKN, from the coding sequence ATGATTAAGTCGGATAAAAAAATATGTCTGGTTAGTGGGGATTATCCACCCTGTCGAGGCGGACTTGCCGATTATACTAAATGTTTGTATGACGAGCTAATAAAAAACTTGAATCCAGAGAATGTGTATTTGGTTACATCAACAGAAGATGATATGAGGGTGGAATTAAAAGAAAAAAATATATTTAAAATAATCCCGCGATGGAATTTTGGAGGAATAATAAAGTTATTTAATTTTATTAGAAAAATTAAACCAGATATTGTCCATATTCAATACCCTACCCAAAACTATAAGCGTGATCTTGCTGTGGATTTTTTTCCATTTATTTTAAAATTAACTCGACCTAAAGTTGGTACTATTTCTACCCTTCATGAATTTAGTAATCGTTCATTATTGGGCAAATTAAGATTAAGTATAAGTATTTTATTTAGCAGCAGGATAATAGTTGTAAGTAAATTATATAAAAAAGATATTTTAAAATTTTTATGGCCGTTCAGGCTATTGCTAGAAAGCAAAATAATTTATATTCCCGACGGAGCCAATATTTTGCCTCCGGAGAAGGATGTAATTGATTTAAGAATAATTCAAGAAATAAAAGAGAGGATAAAAACAAATAATAACGATTTCATTATTTGTTTTTTTGGTAGCATCCGCTTAGGTAAGGGCATAGAATTCTTACTAAATGCCCTCGACCTCTTAATAAAAAATGGTCATTCAAATTTTAAGTTATTGTTTATTGGACAGTTTGGAGGGGATATATATAAGAGAATCAGAGAAATAATTGAGCTTAATCACCTAGAAAAACATGTTCATTTTACGGGATACTGTAGCCCGACCGAAGTTTCTTATTATCTTTTATCATCTGATGCTTGTGTCTTACCGTTTGAAGATGGAGTTTCAACAAAGCGCGGTAGTCTTATGGCCGCCATTTTTCATAAACTACCTATTATTAGTACTTTTTCAAAAAATCCACCAGATGAGCTAATAAACGAAGAAAACATTTTATTAGTAAATTATGGAAACGTCAAAGAACTGAAAGAGACTATTATTAGATTGTCAAAAAAAGAAGACTTAAGAAGTAAATTGCGCGAAGGTCTTGTTAAGATTCTTGACAGTTTTTCTTGGCAAACAATTACAAATAAAACCATAGGTTTATATCAAGATATATTATCGAAATCTAAAAATTAA
- a CDS encoding class I SAM-dependent methyltransferase, with the protein MKTFVLGIFIIFVFHYLWYRYNYWQLFQKTRKTFNLIEQAGITKNEDETAQFLENLSSGWRKSGQIFYFKRYDEIINILKRIEKRPLKILDIGCADGYLLEQIVKNIDINQVDLFGVDISPNRIALAKQRLNKYKNIISLDVENAEELSHLENKFDIIISVETIEHLISPQKAIDEIKRITKNDGAIVITVPSRHLSFISDFKTMALLNPLIWIETLIGLFFSQILPPFHNLYQPQRIDTVIHRAFTFSDVKKVLGENYYLNITTSDFLFEEFLPPSLAKIYRKVLYKLPILNRLGRRLIIRINKND; encoded by the coding sequence ATGAAAACTTTTGTTTTAGGAATTTTCATTATTTTTGTTTTTCATTATCTTTGGTATAGATATAATTATTGGCAGTTATTTCAAAAAACTAGAAAAACTTTTAATTTAATAGAGCAGGCGGGCATAACGAAAAATGAAGATGAGACGGCGCAATTTCTAGAAAATTTGTCGAGTGGCTGGAGAAAGAGCGGGCAAATATTTTATTTTAAGAGATATGATGAGATAATAAATATATTAAAAAGAATAGAAAAGAGGCCATTAAAAATACTAGACATTGGCTGTGCCGATGGATATTTATTAGAGCAGATCGTAAAGAATATAGACATAAATCAAGTTGATCTTTTTGGTGTAGATATCTCACCGAACAGAATTGCCTTGGCCAAACAACGCTTGAACAAATATAAAAATATTATAAGTTTAGATGTTGAAAACGCCGAAGAGCTTTCCCATTTGGAAAATAAGTTTGATATTATTATTTCCGTTGAAACCATAGAGCATCTCATTAGCCCCCAAAAGGCCATAGATGAAATAAAAAGAATAACAAAAAATGACGGAGCGATTGTTATTACCGTTCCATCAAGACATTTGTCGTTTATTTCTGATTTTAAAACAATGGCACTTTTAAATCCTCTTATTTGGATAGAAACACTTATCGGTTTGTTTTTTTCTCAAATTTTACCGCCATTTCATAATTTATATCAACCTCAAAGAATCGATACGGTTATTCATCGGGCATTTACCTTTTCAGATGTTAAAAAAGTTTTAGGGGAAAATTATTATCTCAATATAACAACCTCTGATTTCTTATTTGAAGAATTCTTACCACCATCATTAGCTAAAATTTATAGGAAAGTTCTTTATAAGTTACCTATATTAAATAGATTAGGACGCAGACTTATTATAAGAATAAATAAAAATGATTAA
- a CDS encoding glycosyltransferase: MQKINKKITLLLSYCPNPRISKRIKSLNKISSRISVVYWNRFKEIKTLPPEINLGIKELNISCSREILKRIVENIKLFFIALIALYKEKPEILYIDGIDMLIIGTTYKFLHRSKKIIYEVSDIPGGRFKKYFIISWLINFLHKIYFRAVDLFVFTSPFFQEEYSRYLSRRQILIMENLPEKRIFKNFRPEKHQKLTIGFIGSVRYSQQLINLFEACKDLADRVQIIVAGEGPDYSYIKEVAKGYSNVAMTGLFDYETEIVSIYNKIDLVYGVYDASIFNVRKAIPNKLYEAIVCGLPIIVAKNTALAEKVNEYKAGFTVSEKNSEDTKKIIRQILLNPNILEIYRKNSKQIKENFYFEKLEEKFLEKILSILI, translated from the coding sequence ATGCAGAAAATAAATAAAAAAATAACGCTACTCCTAAGCTACTGTCCCAATCCAAGGATTTCAAAAAGGATAAAAAGCTTAAATAAAATAAGTTCAAGGATTTCTGTTGTCTATTGGAATAGATTTAAGGAAATAAAAACACTTCCGCCCGAAATAAATCTTGGTATAAAAGAATTAAACATTTCTTGTTCGAGAGAAATTTTGAAAAGAATAGTTGAAAACATTAAACTATTTTTTATTGCTCTTATAGCTCTTTATAAAGAAAAACCAGAGATTTTGTATATAGACGGCATAGATATGTTAATTATAGGTACAACCTATAAATTTTTACATAGATCCAAAAAAATTATATATGAGGTTTCTGATATTCCGGGCGGACGATTTAAAAAATATTTTATTATATCTTGGTTAATAAACTTTTTGCATAAAATATATTTCAGGGCAGTTGATTTGTTTGTGTTCACCTCTCCGTTTTTTCAAGAAGAATATAGTCGGTATTTGTCTAGAAGACAAATACTTATTATGGAGAATTTACCTGAAAAACGGATATTTAAAAATTTTAGGCCCGAAAAACATCAAAAATTAACAATTGGATTTATTGGCTCAGTAAGATATTCTCAACAATTAATTAATTTGTTCGAGGCTTGTAAAGATTTGGCGGACAGAGTCCAGATAATCGTCGCCGGTGAGGGACCGGACTATTCCTATATTAAAGAGGTGGCAAAGGGCTATTCTAATGTCGCGATGACGGGTCTTTTTGATTATGAAACGGAAATTGTCTCTATTTATAATAAAATTGATCTTGTTTATGGCGTTTATGATGCTTCAATATTTAATGTCAGAAAAGCTATTCCTAACAAGCTTTATGAAGCCATCGTTTGTGGCCTTCCGATCATTGTCGCTAAAAATACTGCTTTGGCCGAAAAGGTTAATGAATATAAAGCAGGCTTTACTGTCTCAGAAAAGAATTCAGAAGATACAAAAAAAATAATAAGACAGATACTATTGAATCCTAATATATTAGAAATTTATAGAAAAAACTCTAAACAAATAAAAGAAAACTTTTATTTTGAAAAATTAGAAGAAAAATTTTTAGAAAAAATATTAAGTATTTTAATATAA
- a CDS encoding methyltransferase domain-containing protein, whose amino-acid sequence MNNKVEAINCPYCHKSENIPWAKENEFTAVKCLNCGLVYVNPRPCLSLIDEAVKTGVHREINHKRTAVTHRAASKINLYKKIIADMFSDVWLDSKEISWLDVGAGFGEVLEAVLSLAPKGSKIEGLEPMEPKRTYAEKRGLTIRGGYLNSLEEKFSFLSLINVFSHLPDFDIFLEDVRRVLLPGGEFLIETGNIADLDSRDEVPTELDLPDHLVFAGEKHIISYLTRNGFSVVNIKRRRKDGIINFVKNIIKKIMGQRVSLRIPYTSKYRTILIRARLNR is encoded by the coding sequence ATGAATAATAAGGTTGAAGCTATTAATTGTCCCTATTGTCATAAGTCAGAAAATATTCCCTGGGCAAAAGAAAATGAATTTACGGCCGTAAAATGTTTAAATTGCGGACTTGTTTACGTCAACCCCCGACCTTGTTTATCGTTGATAGATGAGGCCGTAAAAACGGGAGTTCATCGTGAAATAAATCATAAACGAACAGCCGTTACTCATCGTGCTGCTTCAAAGATCAATCTTTATAAGAAAATAATAGCTGATATGTTTAGTGATGTTTGGTTGGATTCAAAAGAAATTTCCTGGTTAGATGTGGGGGCTGGTTTTGGAGAAGTGCTTGAAGCTGTATTATCGCTCGCGCCAAAAGGTAGTAAAATTGAAGGACTAGAGCCTATGGAGCCGAAAAGAACCTACGCAGAAAAACGGGGACTAACAATAAGGGGTGGTTATTTGAACAGTCTAGAAGAAAAATTTAGTTTTTTATCTTTAATTAATGTTTTTTCTCATCTTCCAGATTTTGATATTTTTCTAGAAGACGTAAGGAGGGTTTTACTGCCCGGTGGGGAATTTCTTATTGAAACAGGCAATATCGCTGATCTTGATAGCAGAGACGAGGTCCCTACTGAGCTAGACCTACCTGATCATCTTGTTTTTGCCGGAGAAAAACATATTATAAGTTACTTAACTAGGAATGGTTTTTCGGTTGTAAATATAAAAAGAAGAAGGAAGGATGGCATAATTAATTTTGTAAAAAATATCATTAAAAAGATAATGGGTCAAAGAGTGAGCCTAAGAATTCCTTATACGTCAAAATATCGAACAATTTTAATAAGAGCAAGGCTTAATAGATAA
- a CDS encoding right-handed parallel beta-helix repeat-containing protein, translating into MKIRAIIIFILISIPIALAIIFVIYVNTNHNQELKQYIEKAAIKGNKIIIIPRGNYFVKDSILIDSKFNNTKIIAENNNVKIFSAQTKPVFVIKNVDNFELSGFIFESMPESQSSNIGFYFQAGAPDWINGSTAVWIENSSHVDISKNHINGYWIGIYITTTKDLTDYINVIENKISNCGYWSIAARYLPLSKDSTEKNLQKISFLKNEISGCEQGPVFRNVSGGIIEKNKVLNNIIGIRIEESQFCEIKNNEIGKNLQSGIFIYHNSYYNNIVKNIIYDNNLQAARIQLIARERGCDESFLPGDIERYDKHPDYLFPEYEKLTGDPKDILAYEPEYWPYPTAYDYITPSNRIKNYLDPELNKKFWGLYFSQWGAAGIELRTESSYNLIENNKIFNSSPLNISKGYMMYGIKIDHLMGSADISKFNVIKNNQIENMVEGLILDVNKKHNIEDNNEY; encoded by the coding sequence ATGAAAATCAGAGCAATAATTATATTTATCTTGATTTCTATCCCAATTGCCTTGGCTATAATTTTTGTTATTTATGTAAACACTAATCATAATCAAGAGTTGAAGCAATATATAGAAAAAGCGGCAATTAAAGGAAATAAAATAATTATTATTCCAAGGGGTAATTATTTTGTTAAAGATAGCATCTTAATTGATTCGAAGTTCAACAATACAAAGATAATTGCGGAAAACAATAATGTAAAAATCTTTTCCGCGCAGACTAAACCCGTTTTTGTCATAAAAAATGTTGACAATTTTGAACTATCAGGATTCATCTTTGAGAGCATGCCCGAAAGTCAGAGTTCCAATATCGGATTTTATTTTCAAGCAGGAGCCCCCGATTGGATTAATGGGTCAACGGCAGTTTGGATTGAGAATTCTTCTCATGTTGATATCTCAAAAAACCATATAAATGGATATTGGATAGGCATTTATATAACTACAACCAAAGACTTAACCGATTATATTAATGTTATCGAAAACAAAATAAGCAATTGCGGATATTGGAGTATTGCCGCCAGATATTTACCTTTATCCAAAGACTCAACTGAAAAGAATTTACAGAAGATATCATTTTTAAAAAATGAAATATCTGGTTGCGAACAGGGACCAGTTTTTAGAAATGTTAGTGGCGGTATCATTGAAAAAAACAAAGTATTAAACAATATAATTGGTATTAGAATAGAAGAGTCACAATTTTGTGAGATAAAGAATAATGAAATTGGCAAAAATCTACAGTCAGGTATTTTTATTTATCATAATTCATATTATAATAATATTGTTAAAAATATAATATATGATAATAATCTTCAGGCAGCAAGAATTCAGCTTATTGCCAGAGAGCGAGGTTGCGATGAGAGTTTTTTGCCCGGTGATATTGAGCGATATGATAAACATCCCGATTATCTTTTTCCAGAGTATGAAAAATTAACTGGCGATCCAAAAGATATACTTGCCTACGAACCAGAATATTGGCCATATCCGACAGCCTATGATTATATCACCCCAAGCAATCGAATAAAAAATTATTTGGATCCTGAGCTAAACAAGAAATTTTGGGGCCTATATTTCTCGCAATGGGGAGCGGCGGGAATAGAATTACGCACAGAATCAAGTTATAATTTAATTGAAAATAATAAAATTTTTAATAGTAGCCCCTTAAATATAAGTAAAGGATATATGATGTATGGTATCAAAATTGACCACTTAATGGGATCGGCGGATATTAGCAAATTTAATGTTATTAAAAATAATCAGATTGAGAATATGGTTGAAGGCTTGATTCTTGATGTTAATAAGAAACATAATATAGAAGATAATAACGAATATTAA
- a CDS encoding class I SAM-dependent methyltransferase — translation MEYKFDYYPESKFGGFTNVDIAIVFYLRVNSLINSSSIVLDVGCGRGAYGEDPVITRRNLRILKGKCKKVVGIDVNDCGAVNPFIDEFRLIKENERWPLEDGSVDVCICDHVLEHMKNPELLFSECQRVIRPGGYLCLRTPNARGYVALFSKLIPNRFHNTVLNKIKERNNEKDVFPTFYKCNTINKIELMLNRHNFDYCVSGYEAEPSYLSFSRFFYFLGVFHQRFAFNNFKLAILAFAKKRS, via the coding sequence AGTTTGACTATTATCCAGAAAGCAAGTTCGGGGGATTTACTAACGTAGACATAGCTATAGTTTTTTATCTTCGGGTCAATTCACTTATTAATTCTTCATCTATTGTCCTTGATGTGGGCTGCGGTCGAGGGGCCTATGGAGAAGATCCTGTCATAACCCGTAGAAACTTACGCATATTAAAAGGTAAGTGCAAAAAGGTCGTTGGCATCGATGTAAATGACTGTGGGGCGGTAAATCCATTTATAGACGAATTTCGGCTCATAAAAGAAAACGAAAGGTGGCCATTAGAAGACGGATCCGTGGATGTTTGTATTTGTGATCACGTTTTAGAACATATGAAAAATCCAGAGCTTTTGTTCTCGGAGTGCCAGAGAGTGATTCGCCCTGGGGGCTATCTTTGTCTTAGAACGCCAAACGCAAGAGGTTACGTTGCTCTCTTTTCTAAATTGATTCCTAATAGATTTCACAATACGGTACTTAATAAAATAAAAGAGAGGAATAACGAAAAGGATGTTTTTCCGACTTTTTATAAATGTAATACGATAAATAAAATTGAATTAATGCTTAATCGTCATAATTTTGACTATTGTGTTTCTGGCTATGAAGCAGAACCATCTTATTTATCGTTCTCTCGTTTTTTTTATTTTTTGGGAGTATTTCATCAACGTTTTGCTTTTAATAACTTTAAGCTTGCCATTTTGGCCTTTGCAAAGAAAAGAAGTTGA